Within the Etheostoma spectabile isolate EspeVRDwgs_2016 unplaced genomic scaffold, UIUC_Espe_1.0 scaffold00001328, whole genome shotgun sequence genome, the region ACTGCTGGCCAATCACCATCTGGAACAAGACACGGCTACGTCAGGAGACGGTACGACAGACAGCCAATCGCAAGTCATCACATCACACAACCGCACACACCGCCCAGTGCAGATGGAAACCTTGCTACACTACATGCTGCTTGTCATGGAGGGGGGTAAATGCTGTAATAGAGCTGATGTTTTCTGTAGTTCTCTGAAATCAGATTTGGTCAAGTGCAATTTCAACTTTAGAATTGAGTAATTTTTCACAAGAGTGCACCAAATATAACCTTAAAGGATTTTTCCATTAATACCTATATATTCTAAACCAGTTTACAGAAATAAATTGACTACATTTTTCTCCATTAACACTGGACATTAAAGTTTTGATCCCATGCAGTGCAACGGTGGTGTTTCGTTAGGTCTACTGCATGTGCACTGCGCTGCTCCAGGTAAAACAAGCAGCCACCTGTGGTAACCCTGCGGCTGCTGTGTGCCAGTGCTCTGTTAGGATGCATTAGTGTGGTAACGTGGCATGCTGGTTGCATAGGGAATATGAGAGTTTCACTTGTAAATGCAGATCTTGCCGTACTGGGTGTAGCTGCACCGCAGAGACGGGGATCTGCACCGTGCCTTGAGGCGCTGTGAGGAACACCTGAGGGACGGCACCTGGCAGGGGAGGAACAAACAAACATGGTTTTTCATCGGTAAACTCTAGCATTATGTTTATTTGAAATGATGCACAAATTACTAATGAATCCACATCTGTCAGCCAGTCAGAAGTGTGCGTTGTCTCACCTGAGTCTTGGCCCTGTGCGTGGGACACCTGCATGGTCGACGTGCCCTGGGAGAAGGCGTTGAGCACAGCCAGCCCCCCGTCAGTCATCCCCGGCGTGGAGGCGTACATCACTGTGTGCGGGCTGGGGTACATCATGTGACCCGCAACAGACGTTGGCACTGACGAGGTGACGATGGTTGCCGGAGACTCACCGTTGCTGGATAGCGagcaggggaggaggggggagagaaagcAAAAGTCACACTGAGGGCAAGAGGCGTGTACAAATGTTGGCCAGCAGATGGGGCTTAACATCTATCTAAATCCAACCGCTAAcccccacctccctccctccctcacccCCCTTCTTACGCAGTGTGTAGTAGCACAAAATCTGCTAATGCTGTCAGGCACAACGTgggacagcacacacaccagaggAGTCCATTCCACTCATTGAGATGCTGTATATTAGCATTTCTTTGGCCAAActaaaattaagatttttatgtgaaaagtaaaataaatgccaTCAAAACACTACATGCATTATGGATACTGCACTTGACATTTTCTGGTAACCCTTTGACCAATTGGAGCTGGTTCACTATGAAAACCTACCCATTCTGATCTAGACAGGCCAACGGCGTCTTTCTTCAGAGAGGGGATTTGACCTACCGGTGGAGTTTGTGGAGGTGTGGCAGATGTCAAGGCTGCTGCTGTTGGAGGTGGACTGGGTGCTGTGGTGTACCGTGATAGCCTGGAGCTGCTGGGGAACCCCAGCTCCTGGAGACACATACAGCCACTACAGTAAGACACCCAACATCCCACACAGGGAGTAGCGTAGTTGCAGTACGAGTATGGGGCTGTAGCACTGGCAGTAGACGCATTTGCAGTACAATTAGCTCAGACAGAAGAAGTTGCCGTGGTAAGTAGCATTAGAAATCCTATCATCCTATCATTAGTTGCATGATTATAGCCACAGCAGCAGAggtagcattagcattagcagtAGCTTTATGATGATATGGTTCAGATTAGTATTAGCAAGCGGAGTTGTGGCAGAGCAGGTCACCTGTGAgggagacagcagcagggaagcGGAAGACAGCCTGCTGTCCCTGCTGTGACTGAGGGAGGCGGCAGCCAGGGTCTGACCATGCTGCCCCTGCAGGGCCAGGGagtgctgctgcagctggctCAGAGGAATGGTGGGGGccgggggggaggggagagggtgCCTGCTGGAggggcacaaacacacagagggggatcagaaaggaaaaaggaaaggagagCTTGGAAAGTGCATAATTGTTCAAATGTGCCCCAGTTTAGTTAGggaatttttttctttaaagctatagtgcgttagtatctgcccccccccatgaggaagTCTAGTATGACAACAAAAACTGTCGGCATGTCCACATGATAAAAGCCTTCCACCCACACGTTTCTGGACATACGGAGATATACAGAGAGAGtgaaagtcttaattagctttgtagcaaatCATTTGGCTATGGCGTGACTGTAACAGACGttttaatatcaaaaggttacACACTAAAGTTTGAATGAAATGTTTCTTAGTATTTATCCAGATAACTGGATTGATAACATGACTCCTGCTCAACAAAGCAAGCAGCAATATGAGGGATTTTAGTTTAAGTTACAAACACAACTGGGACCTACTTATAAAAACATCGCTCCATAGCTACTAGTGGTCACAAACTCCCACACACAGGGTACCTTTAGGGTTCGTACAAATGTTCAATAATGCATACATGGCTGCCAAGTTAagtgacatatactgtatgactGTGTCATCAGTGGTATAAGTGGGTTGCTGTCACATTGACATTTCAGTCTTTTCAAATGTTGCATGATTTGTTTCAATGTGTATTATCTAAGTGGTTTTTCTTAACAAAGAGCGGATATTTCTCATTCAGAACATAGACTCTGGAGTTACACCTCACATTTGGTCCCGGCTCCATAAACAGTTGCTGCAGCAGGGCGGGCAGGCCCTTTCAAGCTGTCAGCTGAGGAGTTTTACTGTGGGAGGGTGTGTTGTTCCACCTGGCACTGCTGCTATGTGCCAGACAGGTGgtgcagaggagagagggacagagctAGAGAGGGGGGAGGGTGGAGAAGAGCAAAGGACAGTGAGTGGTTAGAAGGAGGAGAAAGATtgagaaagagaaggggggggcTCATCATGTGTCGGTTTAGCTGTGGTGGAGCgcagacaacaacaacacactgcAACAACtagttgaaaaaaatacaacactgGGCATTGGGCCTGTTCCGATTCACTGTTGCAACACAGACTTATCGTCTacacaataacaacaaacaacagtatTATGTTATAGTGAAATTCAAATGTTCTATTTGACTTATTAATATAGCGCCAAATCCCAAACAACGTTCTCAGTGTCTTTGGGGGAACGTGACCTCTGGCATCCCCGGGCTCCACTTTTGATGCCCCGGTATTTCCCAGCACATCCACCATGAAAAGGAAGTGTAATTAATAATTGCtggaaaaaactatttaaaacacttaAGGATCCCCAAATCAGAGCCCGCTGCCCCGTAGTCCCCATCGAGTTGGTGCAGTGGAGATCCCTTGGGTCACAAAGCTCCGGCTCCGCAAAGTACGCCTCAATAATGATTTCAGCACAACCACTGATCCGTGATTGAATATTCATGACTAATTATGGGCCGTGTTCATCCTTCCTTATTGCCCGGTCTATTGTGTCCCGCTCACCTAATTATTCCTGTCCCCAAGTGACAATGAAAGGCAGGGCCAGTCGCCAATAGACGTGGCTttcctggagactgaaggcttTGTAAAACCTGAGGCCGCTGAGTTTGATGACGGATATGAAGGGCTGTTGTGTGATGCAACAGCTCGGGGGggggatagatagatgatatgagagagagagagtagagagagagagagagagatagatagacgagagagagagagagatagagagagagagagagagagagagacgagagatagatagagagatacagagagagagagagaccactCTCGAGACGGCTGCATCAAGGAACACTGCCATTCAAATTCTA harbors:
- the LOC116674962 gene encoding serum response factor; the protein is MLSPICWPTFVHASCPQCDFCFLSPLLPCSLSSNGESPATIVTSSVPTSVAGHMMYPSPHTVMYASTPGMTDGGLAVLNAFSQGTSTMQVSHAQGQDSGAVPQVFLTAPQGTVQIPVSAVQLHPMVIGQQSSGSSSNLTELQVVNLDAAQNSKSD